A single Vulcanisaeta distributa DSM 14429 DNA region contains:
- a CDS encoding L-aspartate oxidase has product MIYVIGDGIAGLSAAIALRRSGRGVTVITKELHGGSSFISKGGVAAATSIDDSPQLHAEDTLRVGDGLCDVDAVRYFTSEAPVVIEKLTNMGFEFDSDLRLEGGHSRRRIHHKADETGRALMEFLLRKAFELGVNIVEDELTALQVRDGVVKGFVTRERGLISNVDYLVLATGGYAYLWRYTSNPPTNTGDGIAIAFRAGAVVSDMEFVQFHPTIATLGNETMLLTETLRGEGARVVNEFGVRFTFKYHERGELAPRDVLSRAIYMELMSGHRVYMDLGGIEDFERKFPGVNDFLRRHGLGNKDWVPIHPGAHFTIGGLRVNVRGETNIRSLYAIGEVADTGLHGANRLASNSLLEALIMGFNLPRYIGEPWDGPRLDDGLMVTVKLRDHGPMMSIGEVRRVNWEYVGILRSGDGLRKAVDLYEQMNVAVNSRESNAALVSYLTAYAALLRTESRGAHYRVDYPSKDANWRRRIYFKVSA; this is encoded by the coding sequence TTGATCTACGTAATTGGCGATGGGATCGCCGGCCTATCGGCTGCGATAGCCCTGAGGAGGTCTGGCCGTGGAGTTACGGTAATAACTAAGGAATTACATGGGGGCTCAAGCTTCATATCCAAGGGAGGTGTGGCGGCCGCCACATCGATCGACGACTCACCGCAACTGCACGCTGAGGACACACTGAGGGTTGGTGATGGGCTCTGCGATGTGGATGCCGTTAGGTACTTCACCAGTGAGGCGCCGGTGGTTATTGAGAAGTTGACTAACATGGGCTTTGAGTTCGATAGTGACCTAAGGCTTGAGGGTGGGCACTCCAGGAGGAGGATTCATCATAAGGCTGATGAGACTGGGAGGGCATTGATGGAGTTCCTGCTCAGGAAGGCCTTTGAGCTTGGTGTGAATATAGTTGAGGATGAGTTGACGGCGCTGCAGGTAAGGGATGGGGTGGTTAAGGGCTTTGTGACTAGGGAACGGGGTTTAATTAGCAATGTGGATTACCTGGTGCTAGCGACGGGTGGCTATGCGTATTTATGGCGGTACACATCCAATCCGCCCACCAACACGGGCGATGGCATAGCCATTGCCTTCAGGGCTGGTGCCGTGGTCTCAGACATGGAGTTTGTTCAGTTCCACCCAACAATAGCCACCCTAGGCAACGAGACGATGCTTCTAACGGAGACACTGAGGGGTGAGGGCGCGAGGGTGGTTAATGAGTTTGGTGTGAGGTTTACGTTTAAGTATCATGAACGCGGTGAGCTGGCCCCAAGGGACGTGCTATCCCGGGCAATCTACATGGAATTAATGAGTGGGCATAGGGTGTACATGGACCTAGGCGGTATTGAGGACTTCGAGAGGAAATTCCCAGGCGTCAATGACTTCCTAAGGAGACACGGATTGGGTAATAAGGATTGGGTACCCATCCACCCAGGCGCGCACTTCACCATTGGTGGGTTGAGGGTCAATGTTAGGGGCGAGACGAATATCAGGAGCCTCTATGCCATTGGTGAGGTTGCCGATACAGGCCTACATGGCGCTAATAGGCTAGCCAGCAATTCGTTGCTTGAGGCGTTGATCATGGGGTTTAACCTGCCCAGGTACATAGGCGAGCCTTGGGATGGGCCGAGGCTTGACGATGGCTTAATGGTGACTGTGAAGTTGAGGGATCACGGGCCCATGATGAGCATTGGCGAGGTTAGGAGGGTTAATTGGGAGTACGTGGGCATACTCAGGAGCGGTGATGGGCTGAGGAAAGCCGTGGACCTTTATGAGCAGATGAACGTAGCCGTCAACAGTAGGGAGTCTAATGCAGCCCTGGTCTCCTACCTAACGGCATACGCCGCCCTACTTAGGACTGAATCCAGGGGAGCTCATTACAGGGTTGACTACCCGAGCAAGGATGCTAATTGGCGAAGGAGGATTTACTTCAAGGTGTCCGCATGA
- the nadC gene encoding carboxylating nicotinate-nucleotide diphosphorylase yields the protein MIEELYITRLLNYLEEDAYPEDITSRFLEGIRARGVVRSRDEGIIAGLRFIVPFLKYLGFEVITHKYDGEAIRKGDVIIEIIGDAGRLLTVERLTLNLLSRLSGIATATNTMVRLARSVNPTVRIAGTRKTTPGFRVFEKYAIEIGGGDPHRFNLADAVLIKDNHIAVYGDLEGLIKLIKERTSFTKKVEVEVSTYEDAIRAYRAGADAILLDNMKPSDIVPIVRELKGKVILEASGGITPDNVVEYARTGVDIISSGYITHSAKSLDLTMDAERV from the coding sequence ATGATCGAGGAGCTATACATAACCAGGCTCCTTAATTATCTAGAGGAGGACGCATATCCCGAGGACATAACCAGTAGGTTTCTTGAGGGCATTAGGGCCAGGGGTGTCGTTAGGTCGAGGGATGAGGGAATAATTGCCGGACTTAGATTCATAGTTCCATTCCTCAAATACCTCGGCTTCGAGGTAATTACGCATAAGTATGATGGTGAGGCAATACGTAAGGGTGACGTTATAATCGAAATAATTGGCGATGCAGGTAGGTTATTAACAGTTGAACGATTAACACTAAACCTCCTATCAAGGCTTTCGGGAATAGCCACCGCAACGAACACGATGGTTAGGTTGGCAAGGTCTGTCAACCCAACGGTTAGGATTGCTGGTACGAGAAAGACAACGCCGGGGTTTAGGGTATTCGAGAAGTACGCCATAGAGATTGGTGGCGGTGATCCGCATAGGTTTAACCTGGCTGATGCCGTGCTAATTAAGGATAACCATATAGCGGTTTATGGGGACCTTGAGGGACTTATTAAGTTGATTAAGGAGAGGACGAGCTTTACTAAGAAGGTTGAGGTGGAGGTGTCTACATATGAGGATGCCATTAGGGCTTACAGGGCAGGTGCTGATGCCATATTGCTTGACAACATGAAGCCCAGCGATATAGTGCCAATAGTCAGGGAATTAAAGGGAAAGGTAATACTCGAGGCCAGTGGCGGAATAACACCCGATAATGTAGTTGAGTACGCAAGAACAGGTGTCGACATAATATCCAGCGGTTACATAACACATAGCGCCAAATCCCTCGACCTAACAATGGATGCCGAGAGAGTATAA
- a CDS encoding MFS transporter, with amino-acid sequence MDIVDKRNARWILTLLPYSVAIGPLGTLITLEIASLRGGPVDVGYAMAAGSAAGIIAPLLWGFLLDRYGSRDVLALGFLGTALFILALTYAPNVPQITLYYAASSLFSSAVGVSTSFILVKSSSRLRLNESYSMLNFINSMGYLVGDVSAAVLSGFMDIKAILLIMGLLPIISFAWSLVSVPRVSNGEGPVLSRQLVSGRVRDVGLGELVTLYLALVIFYFSSGIFNTLYPYGLRVGGLSRSWVMTIISVGMGIQIMGFMITPRIIRLFGGNARASSRALILRGLSYFLIGLTSTTPEAMMITGLTLYPLAAGIAFSTFYTASSVMVFERLGSGEEGRGLGAYNFITGSAYLAGSLTSGYLADSIGIGGSYMVAGAMLWVSSYLFEQMHRSEGVRRILNPH; translated from the coding sequence ATGGATATCGTTGATAAGCGGAATGCTAGGTGGATATTAACCCTACTGCCCTATAGCGTTGCCATTGGTCCATTGGGTACTCTGATAACTCTTGAAATTGCTTCGTTAAGAGGTGGCCCGGTGGATGTTGGTTATGCCATGGCGGCGGGCTCTGCCGCTGGGATAATCGCACCATTGCTGTGGGGTTTCCTGTTGGATAGGTACGGTAGTAGGGATGTGCTTGCCCTGGGCTTCCTCGGCACGGCCCTTTTCATCCTGGCACTTACCTACGCACCCAATGTTCCGCAGATAACCCTCTACTACGCTGCATCGTCACTATTCTCCTCCGCTGTTGGTGTTTCCACGAGCTTCATCCTCGTTAAGTCCTCGAGTAGGCTTAGGCTTAATGAGTCGTACTCCATGCTCAACTTCATTAATTCAATGGGTTACCTGGTGGGTGATGTGTCGGCAGCCGTGTTATCGGGCTTCATGGACATTAAGGCCATTTTGCTAATCATGGGCCTACTACCCATAATCTCTTTCGCCTGGTCATTAGTCTCCGTGCCACGGGTAAGCAATGGTGAAGGGCCAGTGTTGAGTAGGCAGTTGGTTAGTGGCCGTGTGCGTGATGTTGGTTTAGGTGAGTTAGTTACTCTTTATTTGGCGCTTGTTATTTTCTATTTCTCATCAGGGATCTTCAACACGCTCTATCCCTATGGGCTGAGGGTTGGTGGTTTATCGAGGTCCTGGGTTATGACCATAATTTCCGTGGGCATGGGAATTCAAATTATGGGCTTCATGATAACGCCTCGCATAATACGCCTATTCGGTGGTAATGCCAGGGCGTCATCCCGTGCATTAATACTTAGGGGTCTTTCATACTTCCTAATTGGCTTGACATCAACGACGCCTGAGGCCATGATGATTACGGGACTAACACTATACCCACTGGCGGCGGGCATTGCCTTCTCAACCTTTTACACCGCATCGAGCGTGATGGTCTTTGAGAGGCTCGGCAGTGGTGAGGAGGGTAGGGGCCTTGGGGCCTACAACTTCATCACCGGTTCCGCATACCTGGCTGGGTCATTGACGTCTGGTTACCTGGCTGATTCCATAGGCATTGGCGGTAGTTACATGGTGGCTGGTGCCATGCTTTGGGTCTCGTCATACCTATTCGAGCAGATGCACAGGAGTGAGGGTGTTAGGAGGATTCTTAATCCTCACTAG
- a CDS encoding aldehyde ferredoxin oxidoreductase family protein, producing the protein MTIKGVNGVVGFVNLSTGEIKKIQVPDEVYRNFLGGYGLGVWFLYTHMKPRVDPLGPDNILGIISGLLNASGIPMTGRSMAVGKSPLTGGWGDSNAGGRFGPKLLEAGLDAIFVTGVSEKPVYILIDNGDIHIESASDLWGRNTRETEDELRRRYRGAQVVSIGPAGERLQLIAAIINEYGRAYGRSGLGAVMGSKKLKAIVAVGDKKPEIHDRDLLRQKIKEMLDALKTTRARAYEIWHKYGTISTLDTSVLSGDTPIKNWAGIGVRDYGTKNLERFGTNTVIQDNIKPYGCASCPVSCGAWIRRNTRYGLVDMGHRLEYETASLFGPALLNADQDSVVYVGELCNMYGLDTISTANVVGFAFELYEKGILTEKDVGFPLRWGDPDAVVKLVELIGKAESIGKVLGQGVKRAAEIIGRGAEQYAMHVGGQELPAHHPQFLPGLAITYTADPTPARHTAGGVHWWGEGGKRLWAPFDVGLDLGASPKYDYGDKGRKAAIIAMSTQVENSLGFCQFASQVIYRTLPYIDLIYAVTGMKYTPQELLKVGHRIHTLRQLFNVREGVNPKKDFKLPRRVLEPFPEGPLAGVKLTEEDVERMREQYWETLGWDPSTGYPRRRTVEELGLAEIAGDIINILPP; encoded by the coding sequence GTGACCATTAAGGGTGTTAATGGGGTTGTGGGCTTTGTCAACCTCTCGACGGGCGAGATCAAGAAGATTCAGGTGCCCGATGAGGTTTACAGGAATTTCCTGGGTGGTTATGGGCTAGGCGTCTGGTTCCTATACACCCACATGAAGCCCAGGGTTGACCCACTGGGTCCCGACAACATACTTGGCATAATATCCGGCCTACTAAACGCCAGTGGTATTCCAATGACTGGTAGGTCCATGGCCGTTGGCAAATCACCACTAACTGGCGGGTGGGGCGACTCAAACGCTGGTGGTAGGTTTGGGCCTAAGTTGCTGGAGGCCGGGTTGGACGCCATATTCGTCACCGGCGTCTCCGAGAAGCCCGTCTATATATTGATTGATAATGGTGATATACACATAGAGAGTGCCTCGGACCTCTGGGGCAGGAACACAAGGGAGACTGAGGATGAGTTAAGGCGCAGGTACAGGGGTGCTCAGGTGGTTAGTATTGGCCCGGCTGGCGAGAGGCTCCAGTTGATTGCCGCCATCATTAATGAGTATGGTAGGGCCTACGGCAGGTCTGGGCTTGGCGCCGTTATGGGTAGTAAGAAGTTGAAGGCAATAGTCGCGGTTGGTGATAAGAAGCCGGAGATACATGATAGGGACCTACTTAGGCAAAAGATTAAGGAGATGCTCGACGCCCTAAAGACGACGAGGGCTAGGGCCTACGAGATCTGGCATAAGTATGGCACAATATCCACACTGGACACCAGCGTACTATCTGGCGATACACCAATCAAGAATTGGGCAGGCATTGGTGTTAGGGATTATGGGACCAAGAACCTGGAGAGGTTTGGGACGAACACGGTAATCCAAGACAACATTAAGCCCTACGGCTGCGCCAGCTGCCCAGTGTCCTGCGGCGCGTGGATTAGGAGGAACACCAGGTACGGCCTAGTCGACATGGGCCATAGGCTTGAGTACGAAACCGCATCACTCTTCGGACCAGCACTCCTAAACGCAGATCAGGATTCCGTGGTTTACGTGGGCGAGCTCTGCAATATGTATGGGCTTGACACTATCTCGACCGCGAATGTCGTGGGCTTCGCCTTTGAGTTATACGAAAAGGGGATACTGACTGAGAAGGATGTTGGCTTCCCACTCAGGTGGGGTGATCCTGATGCTGTAGTCAAGCTCGTTGAGTTAATAGGTAAGGCGGAGAGCATTGGTAAGGTACTTGGTCAAGGCGTTAAGAGGGCTGCCGAGATTATTGGCAGGGGCGCCGAGCAGTACGCAATGCATGTTGGTGGTCAGGAACTACCGGCGCATCACCCACAGTTCCTGCCTGGGCTGGCCATTACGTACACGGCTGATCCAACACCGGCTAGGCACACGGCTGGTGGTGTTCATTGGTGGGGTGAGGGTGGTAAGAGGCTTTGGGCGCCCTTCGACGTAGGCCTGGACCTGGGCGCGTCGCCTAAGTATGACTATGGTGATAAGGGTCGCAAGGCGGCCATAATAGCCATGTCAACGCAGGTGGAGAACTCCCTAGGCTTCTGCCAGTTTGCTTCCCAGGTGATTTATAGGACGTTACCGTACATAGACCTGATATACGCGGTCACGGGCATGAAGTATACACCGCAGGAGTTGCTTAAGGTTGGCCATAGAATACACACGCTTAGGCAGTTATTCAATGTTAGGGAGGGCGTTAACCCGAAGAAGGACTTCAAGCTGCCAAGGAGGGTTCTCGAGCCATTTCCAGAGGGGCCACTCGCCGGCGTTAAGTTGACTGAGGAGGATGTGGAGAGGATGAGGGAGCAGTACTGGGAGACGCTTGGTTGGGACCCGAGCACCGGTTACCCGAGGAGGAGGACTGTCGAGGAGCTTGGGCTCGCTGAGATAGCCGGCGATATCATTAACATCCTGCCCCCATGA
- a CDS encoding translation elongation factor encodes MLRGSIITVLSTNEQEAFRVASMLGKRDRGEERVYYRKVGELVRSILIPSPNSVLDEAIALSISSSFYFRVNNEVTWLDGEKALLLEASGIPGVVLADDTNLFMKYFGELGISRFISEFREFDVEVPDRGLVYVDRAFNVKGVGVVVLGYALTQVSIHDKFIAYPMNLEVEVRSIQVLDEDQDSVMPGTRVGLALRNVRLEDIEGIQALIRPGTRFTNSINGFTRFRWSDDAREVHVIFNGIKVMGKIEGNGITLTRELPMASGRALIVNVNAKPRRPRIIGYAIINA; translated from the coding sequence GTGCTTCGAGGGAGCATCATAACGGTATTATCAACCAACGAGCAGGAGGCCTTCAGGGTAGCGTCAATGTTAGGCAAGAGGGATAGGGGTGAGGAGAGGGTTTATTATAGGAAGGTTGGTGAGCTTGTCCGAAGCATTTTAATACCAAGCCCAAATAGCGTACTTGATGAGGCCATAGCCCTATCAATATCGAGCTCCTTCTACTTCAGGGTTAATAATGAGGTTACCTGGCTCGACGGCGAGAAGGCACTACTTCTTGAGGCCTCTGGGATACCCGGCGTGGTTCTTGCGGATGATACAAACCTATTCATGAAGTACTTCGGCGAGCTGGGCATTTCCAGGTTCATCTCAGAGTTTAGGGAGTTTGATGTTGAGGTCCCCGATAGGGGTCTTGTGTATGTTGATAGGGCATTCAATGTTAAGGGCGTCGGCGTTGTTGTGCTTGGTTACGCATTAACCCAGGTATCAATTCATGATAAGTTCATTGCCTACCCAATGAACCTGGAGGTTGAGGTTAGGAGTATTCAGGTCCTTGATGAGGACCAGGACTCAGTAATGCCAGGCACACGTGTTGGCTTGGCACTTAGGAATGTAAGGCTAGAGGATATTGAGGGTATACAGGCACTCATTAGGCCGGGCACCAGGTTCACGAACTCCATCAATGGATTTACAAGGTTTAGGTGGAGTGATGATGCCAGGGAGGTTCACGTGATATTCAATGGCATTAAGGTCATGGGCAAGATCGAGGGTAATGGCATCACCCTAACCAGGGAATTACCCATGGCCAGTGGTAGGGCATTGATAGTAAACGTAAACGCCAAGCCCAGGAGACCAAGGATAATCGGTTACGCCATCATCAACGCCTAA
- a CDS encoding acyl CoA:acetate/3-ketoacid CoA transferase, which produces MGKVVDVNVALDVIRDGDVIAVSGFNMATTPEYLLIRLYERYKETGHPRDLFIVTDTLPASRGRALDLIAERMIRDNDFGFIRGFMITFFGVAPSLQRLVIENRVEAYSFPIGVATRWFRSVASGVPTITKVGLGTFLDPRQDGIYLNGLARERRTCRVELISINGDEYLLYDCPKPRVGLIRGSTADEFGNLTMSEEAIYGSVLAITQAVKAQPNPGVVIAQVLYVSRFVNPRDVHVPGPLIDYIVTSPPEYHTQSASVRYDPSICGRVVVSNACLPNNDKPNFEYVIARRVVLEFVRLIEKLGRPIAVNLGIGIPALVAKIIRSEGVDDYIVTTVESGPWGGIALSDDDFGVAISPKAILPMPDQFIMYEGGIIDAASLGFMQVGPNGDVNPSFLPERVTGPGGFPVIVHGSPRLYFAGAFTAGKRDIAVVNGRLTIIRDGQIIKFIKKPYKVGFNAELGLKMGKEVLYITERAVFRLTGEGLVLEEYAPGVDIERDILAKMEFEPIVSRHLQPMDDAVFRDGPMGLLEVVEKAVRR; this is translated from the coding sequence ATGGGTAAGGTCGTGGATGTTAATGTGGCATTAGACGTTATTAGGGATGGTGATGTTATTGCGGTTTCTGGCTTTAATATGGCTACAACCCCTGAATACCTACTTATTAGGCTTTATGAGAGGTATAAAGAGACGGGGCATCCGCGTGACCTATTCATAGTCACCGACACATTACCTGCGTCTAGGGGGCGTGCGCTGGATTTGATTGCTGAGCGCATGATTAGGGATAATGACTTTGGCTTCATTAGGGGCTTCATGATAACATTCTTTGGTGTAGCCCCATCGCTGCAGAGACTGGTTATTGAGAATAGGGTTGAGGCTTACTCGTTCCCGATTGGCGTGGCGACTAGGTGGTTTAGGAGCGTGGCCTCTGGCGTGCCCACCATTACCAAAGTTGGGCTTGGCACGTTCCTCGACCCCAGGCAGGACGGTATTTATCTAAATGGCCTGGCGAGGGAGAGGAGGACGTGTAGGGTTGAGTTAATTAGCATTAATGGTGATGAGTACCTACTCTACGACTGTCCAAAGCCTAGGGTTGGCTTAATTAGGGGTAGTACGGCTGATGAGTTCGGTAACCTAACAATGAGTGAGGAGGCTATTTACGGCTCGGTACTGGCCATTACCCAGGCCGTTAAGGCCCAGCCCAACCCAGGCGTTGTGATTGCCCAGGTTCTTTACGTGAGTAGGTTTGTCAATCCCAGGGATGTCCATGTGCCAGGCCCGTTAATTGATTACATCGTTACCTCACCGCCCGAATACCACACCCAATCAGCCAGTGTTAGGTATGACCCAAGCATTTGCGGCCGCGTTGTAGTTAGTAACGCGTGTTTGCCCAATAATGATAAGCCTAACTTTGAGTATGTAATAGCCAGGAGGGTCGTGCTTGAGTTCGTGAGACTCATAGAGAAGTTGGGTAGGCCGATAGCCGTTAACCTCGGCATTGGAATACCCGCCCTAGTTGCGAAGATCATAAGGAGTGAGGGCGTTGACGACTACATAGTCACTACCGTCGAGTCAGGGCCCTGGGGTGGAATTGCACTTAGTGATGATGACTTTGGCGTTGCGATATCGCCTAAGGCAATATTACCAATGCCGGACCAATTCATAATGTATGAGGGCGGCATAATAGACGCGGCATCGCTGGGCTTCATGCAGGTTGGGCCCAACGGGGATGTGAATCCGAGCTTCCTGCCTGAGAGGGTCACGGGACCTGGCGGGTTCCCGGTAATTGTCCATGGTTCGCCAAGGCTTTACTTCGCGGGGGCGTTTACGGCTGGTAAGAGGGATATAGCGGTCGTGAATGGTAGACTGACTATAATTAGGGATGGACAAATAATCAAGTTTATTAAAAAGCCCTATAAGGTTGGCTTCAACGCAGAGCTTGGCCTTAAGATGGGTAAGGAGGTCCTTTATATAACCGAGAGGGCGGTGTTTAGGCTAACGGGTGAGGGATTAGTGCTTGAGGAGTACGCGCCTGGTGTTGACATCGAGAGGGATATACTGGCTAAGATGGAGTTTGAGCCAATAGTTTCGAGGCACCTACAGCCAATGGATGATGCCGTATTTAGGGATGGGCCCATGGGCCTGCTGGAGGTGGTTGAGAAGGCTGTTAGGCGTTGA
- the speE gene encoding polyamine aminopropyltransferase — MSLEKVSKEGTWFIEFNTPFSYHVRGIRRVLYSGVTKYQRVAIVEFEDLGKALVLDGKIQSSLYDEFVYHESLVHPAMITHPNPRRVLILGGGEGATAREVLKHRSVEKVIMVDIDDEVVRLVKEYLPEMSQGVFDNPRFKLILQDGRKFLEESGDKYDVIILDLTDPLEGGPSYLLYTIEFYSIVRDRLSDDGIMVTQATSTSYSLRTFATIYRTVASVFPITRAYQVYMHSYDSTWGFVIGSKKYDPAILTPDEVNNRIRERISGELKFYEGDIHRAIFVLPKHIRAVLSDESIKPATDKNPTFLPA; from the coding sequence ATGAGTCTTGAGAAGGTGAGTAAGGAGGGTACGTGGTTCATTGAGTTTAATACGCCATTTAGTTACCATGTTAGGGGTATTAGGAGGGTTTTGTATAGTGGCGTGACTAAGTATCAGAGGGTTGCCATTGTCGAGTTTGAGGACTTGGGTAAGGCGTTGGTGCTTGATGGTAAGATACAGAGTTCATTATATGATGAGTTTGTTTACCACGAATCGCTCGTTCACCCAGCAATGATTACTCATCCAAATCCAAGGAGGGTGCTTATTCTCGGTGGTGGTGAGGGTGCTACGGCGAGGGAAGTACTTAAGCATAGGAGTGTTGAGAAGGTGATCATGGTTGATATTGATGATGAAGTAGTCAGACTCGTTAAGGAGTACCTACCTGAGATGAGCCAGGGTGTATTTGACAATCCAAGGTTTAAGCTCATACTTCAGGATGGTAGGAAGTTCCTTGAGGAGTCAGGGGATAAGTACGACGTGATAATACTAGACCTGACAGACCCACTTGAGGGTGGGCCATCATACCTACTATATACCATTGAGTTTTACAGCATTGTTAGGGATAGGCTGAGTGATGATGGTATAATGGTGACCCAGGCAACATCAACCTCATACTCATTAAGGACATTCGCAACGATCTATAGGACCGTAGCCTCGGTATTTCCAATAACCAGGGCTTACCAGGTCTATATGCATTCGTACGACAGTACGTGGGGTTTCGTAATCGGGTCTAAGAAATACGACCCAGCAATACTAACGCCAGACGAAGTTAATAATAGAATTAGGGAGAGAATAAGTGGTGAACTTAAGTTCTACGAGGGTGATATACATAGGGCAATTTTCGTATTGCCAAAGCATATAAGGGCTGTATTGAGCGATGAGTCGATAAAGCCTGCAACGGATAAGAACCCAACATTCCTACCAGCATGA
- a CDS encoding aspartate aminotransferase family protein: MSSEDVSKVVREHLFGTWRRQRGWEPMNIVKAEGVYFYDSQGKRYLDFSSQLVNVNLGYGNENVINVIKRQLEALQYISPAFATEARARAARALLGIMPEGLTKFFFSTSGTEANEAAVKIARLFKRPAYKIIVRYRSYHGSTFASISMTGDYRRWFIEPHTMHGVVRVPEPYCYRCPLGLKYPECGLACVNYVDYVIKNERNVAAILIEPITGTNGVVVPPKEYLPTLRRIAEENDVLFIADEVMTGWGRVGDWWAVNLWGVRPDILTTAKGASASYVPIGITAVSRKIADYFEDEFFAHGHTFEAHPVSLAAIPAVIEEYRRLDLLSHVRAMGEYLAKRLEELKERHRSIGDVRGVGLFWAIEFIKDSRKTPFGTYEDKYRGVATPVDKVAAELLSMGVYVFNGPSWFIIAPPLVITREQIDEGIEKIDQAIKRLDEQYQG; encoded by the coding sequence ATGAGCAGTGAGGATGTTAGTAAGGTCGTTCGTGAGCACTTATTCGGCACTTGGCGTAGGCAGAGGGGTTGGGAGCCTATGAATATCGTTAAGGCTGAGGGCGTGTATTTCTATGATTCACAGGGTAAGAGGTACCTGGACTTCTCATCGCAGCTTGTCAATGTTAATCTTGGTTATGGTAATGAGAACGTGATTAATGTGATCAAGAGGCAATTAGAGGCGCTGCAGTACATATCGCCTGCCTTCGCGACTGAGGCGAGGGCTAGGGCTGCCAGGGCGTTGCTTGGGATAATGCCTGAGGGCTTAACTAAGTTCTTCTTTTCAACGTCCGGCACTGAGGCCAACGAAGCCGCTGTTAAGATTGCCAGGCTCTTTAAGAGGCCCGCCTATAAGATAATTGTTAGGTATAGGTCGTATCACGGCTCCACATTTGCGTCAATATCCATGACGGGCGACTATAGGCGTTGGTTCATTGAGCCACACACCATGCATGGCGTTGTCAGGGTGCCCGAGCCGTACTGCTATAGGTGCCCACTCGGCCTTAAGTACCCTGAATGCGGCTTGGCCTGTGTCAATTACGTGGATTACGTCATTAAGAATGAGAGGAATGTGGCCGCGATACTCATCGAACCAATCACAGGTACCAACGGTGTTGTTGTGCCACCCAAGGAGTACCTACCAACACTTAGGAGGATTGCTGAGGAGAATGATGTCTTGTTCATTGCTGATGAGGTCATGACTGGGTGGGGCCGTGTCGGTGACTGGTGGGCGGTGAATCTGTGGGGTGTTAGGCCGGACATACTAACAACGGCTAAGGGTGCGTCGGCCTCATACGTACCCATCGGGATAACGGCGGTGAGTAGGAAGATCGCGGATTACTTTGAGGATGAGTTCTTCGCGCATGGCCATACATTTGAGGCCCACCCTGTCTCCCTTGCGGCGATACCAGCGGTTATTGAGGAGTACAGGAGGCTTGACTTACTGAGTCATGTTAGGGCAATGGGTGAGTACCTTGCGAAGAGGCTTGAGGAGTTGAAGGAGAGGCACAGGAGTATTGGTGACGTTAGGGGTGTTGGTTTGTTCTGGGCCATTGAGTTCATTAAGGATAGTAGGAAGACCCCATTCGGTACGTATGAGGATAAGTACAGGGGCGTGGCTACGCCAGTTGATAAAGTTGCTGCTGAGCTACTTAGCATGGGTGTTTATGTGTTTAATGGGCCGTCCTGGTTCATAATTGCACCACCATTAGTAATAACCAGGGAGCAGATTGATGAGGGTATTGAGAAGATTGATCAAGCCATTAAGAGACTTGATGAGCAATACCAGGGTTAA